In Paenibacillus sp. J23TS9, a single genomic region encodes these proteins:
- the ytxJ gene encoding bacillithiol system redox-active protein YtxJ, producing MATMTKLTTSDQLQTALEASKDKPLLLFKHSTRCPISAGAHQQVMSYLQKEPNEAVEYALIHVVEDRPVSLEAADVLGVQHESPQVILVKNQAPVWHTSHSHITVDALKQHLES from the coding sequence ATGGCGACGATGACCAAACTGACTACTAGCGACCAGCTGCAGACTGCATTGGAAGCCTCAAAAGATAAACCTCTGCTTCTTTTTAAACACAGCACGCGCTGTCCGATCAGTGCCGGGGCCCATCAGCAGGTAATGTCATACTTACAAAAAGAGCCAAACGAAGCGGTAGAATACGCTTTAATCCATGTAGTGGAGGATCGTCCGGTTTCGCTTGAAGCGGCGGATGTTCTCGGTGTTCAGCATGAATCCCCTCAGGTGATTCTGGTCAAAAATCAGGCGCCTGTCTGGCATACATCTCATTCCCACATTACTGTGGATGCTTTGAAGCAGCATTTAGAAAGCTAG
- the ccpA gene encoding catabolite control protein A, translating into MTVTIYDVAREAGVSMATVSRVVNNNPNVKPQTRKKVYEAIERLGYRPNAVARGLASKKTTTVGVVIPDISNSIFAEIARGIEDIANMYHYNIILCNADKKKEKEIRVINTLLEKQVDGLLFMGGTVTEEHIQAFQTSAVPIVLCATRDENGNYPSVDIDHEAAAYDAVNTLIRHGHREIAMISGTLQDPANGYSRFQGYKKALENAGIEYQEDLVRIGNYRYESGVEAMKYFLGLKKKPTAVFAATDEMGIGAIHSIQDEGLKVPDDFSVISVDNTRMASMVRPLLTTVAQPMYDLGAVAMRLLTKLMKKENVDNPRVILPHETILRLSVSHVNE; encoded by the coding sequence TTGACGGTAACCATTTACGATGTGGCGCGTGAAGCAGGCGTATCGATGGCGACGGTATCGCGGGTTGTAAACAACAACCCCAACGTGAAGCCTCAGACCCGGAAAAAAGTATATGAAGCAATTGAACGTTTGGGATATCGTCCGAATGCAGTGGCAAGAGGTCTTGCGAGCAAAAAGACGACAACAGTCGGGGTCGTTATTCCCGATATCTCGAACTCTATTTTCGCTGAAATTGCCCGGGGTATTGAAGATATTGCCAACATGTACCACTATAATATTATTTTGTGTAACGCTGACAAGAAGAAGGAAAAGGAAATCCGTGTCATCAACACACTGCTCGAGAAGCAGGTGGACGGACTGCTCTTTATGGGCGGTACGGTAACAGAGGAACATATTCAGGCTTTCCAGACCTCTGCAGTTCCAATCGTGCTCTGCGCGACGCGGGATGAGAACGGGAATTATCCGTCCGTCGATATCGATCATGAAGCCGCGGCATACGATGCTGTTAATACGCTGATTCGTCATGGCCATCGTGAAATTGCGATGATCAGCGGCACGCTTCAGGATCCTGCGAATGGCTATTCGCGTTTTCAGGGTTACAAGAAAGCACTGGAGAATGCAGGTATTGAATACCAAGAGGACTTGGTTCGCATTGGCAACTACCGCTATGAATCCGGCGTAGAAGCGATGAAATATTTCCTTGGTCTGAAGAAGAAGCCAACGGCTGTCTTCGCAGCGACGGATGAAATGGGCATCGGTGCCATTCACAGCATTCAGGACGAAGGCTTGAAAGTGCCTGACGACTTCTCTGTCATCAGTGTCGATAATACACGTATGGCTTCCATGGTACGTCCTTTGCTTACTACGGTAGCACAGCCGATGTACGATCTTGGCGCAGTTGCAATGCGTTTATTGACCAAGCTGATGAAGAAGGAAAATGTGGACAACCCTCGGGTTATTTTGCCGCATGAAACGATTCTGCGCTTATCTGTAAGCCATGTGAACGAATAA
- a CDS encoding 5'-methylthioadenosine/adenosylhomocysteine nucleosidase produces MPETIGIIGAMDEEVELLLAGMQNAETVDKAGIRYYKGTYQHQDIVVCKSGVGKVNAAVTTQILIDSLGVSKVLFTGVAGAVHPQLNIGDIVISSECLQHDMDVTALGFERGVIPYQEVSAFQADPALVALAEKACGELGEVNCIVGRVLSGDQFIASVEQVTWFYEHLQGACVEMEGASVAQVCYMNRVPFVIIRSMSDKADGSAHANFAEFTVASSRRSHAILDYMLSHI; encoded by the coding sequence ATGCCGGAAACGATCGGAATTATCGGGGCAATGGACGAAGAAGTTGAGCTTCTTCTGGCTGGAATGCAAAACGCAGAGACTGTCGATAAAGCGGGAATCCGTTATTACAAAGGTACATATCAGCATCAGGATATTGTCGTATGCAAATCCGGTGTTGGCAAAGTAAATGCAGCGGTAACCACGCAGATTCTGATTGATTCCCTCGGAGTATCCAAAGTGCTGTTCACAGGCGTGGCAGGCGCGGTTCACCCGCAACTGAATATTGGAGACATCGTTATTTCCTCCGAATGCCTGCAGCATGATATGGACGTGACTGCGCTTGGGTTTGAGCGTGGGGTTATTCCTTATCAGGAGGTATCGGCATTTCAAGCTGACCCAGCGCTCGTCGCTCTGGCTGAGAAGGCTTGCGGTGAACTGGGTGAGGTGAACTGCATAGTCGGCCGCGTACTGTCAGGTGATCAGTTCATCGCCAGTGTAGAGCAGGTTACCTGGTTCTATGAGCATCTGCAAGGTGCATGTGTGGAAATGGAAGGGGCATCTGTCGCTCAGGTCTGTTATATGAACAGAGTGCCTTTTGTCATCATCCGCTCTATGTCGGATAAAGCTGACGGCTCGGCGCACGCGAACTTCGCTGAATTTACCGTTGCTTCCTCACGCCGCTCCCATGCCATTTTGGATTATATGCTTTCGCATATTTAA
- a CDS encoding GNAT family N-acetyltransferase, translated as MEHLKLYHVQTIPLEERCLVIEGPVPPGRLAELTMHPDLDAFRRPAEQHKALVEIAGLEEGRIILTREENMIVGYVTFHYPDEQERWSQGSMKDLIELGAIEVANDYRSLGLGQKMIKTAFEDGQMEQYIVFTTEYYWHWDLKTSGLSVWDYRKMMERLMKVVDMVWYATDDPEICSHPANCLMVRIGRDVPISSKEQFDRIRFQQRFMY; from the coding sequence ATGGAACACCTTAAACTGTACCATGTACAAACCATACCTCTTGAAGAGCGCTGCCTGGTCATTGAGGGGCCGGTGCCGCCCGGAAGATTAGCAGAACTGACCATGCACCCCGATCTTGATGCTTTCCGCCGCCCGGCAGAGCAGCATAAAGCGCTCGTTGAGATTGCGGGTCTGGAAGAAGGTCGAATCATATTAACCCGGGAAGAAAATATGATTGTCGGATATGTTACCTTCCATTATCCGGACGAGCAGGAGCGTTGGTCCCAGGGCAGCATGAAGGATCTGATTGAGCTCGGAGCAATCGAGGTCGCCAATGACTACCGCTCGCTTGGCCTAGGGCAGAAAATGATCAAAACCGCCTTCGAGGATGGCCAGATGGAACAATATATCGTGTTCACGACGGAATACTACTGGCACTGGGATTTAAAGACCAGCGGTCTTAGTGTGTGGGATTACCGTAAAATGATGGAACGGCTCATGAAGGTTGTCGATATGGTCTGGTACGCAACAGATGATCCGGAAATATGCTCACATCCGGCTAACTGCTTGATGGTCAGAATAGGACGGGACGTCCCGATCTCCTCAAAGGAGCAGTTTGACCGAATTCGTTTTCAGCAGCGTTTTATGTATTAA
- the acsA gene encoding acetate--CoA ligase — translation MDQNQNEILKSVVQASNLGDYEEARSQFQWEEVEKHFSWYTTGKVNMAYEAVDRHVEEGRGDRNALLYSDASRDESYTFADLKEQSDKFGNVLRKHGIGKGDRVFIFMPRSPELYFSLMGILKVGAIVGPLFEAFMETAVKDRLEDSGAVALVTTSQLLGRVKRDELPDLKHIIVIGDNVDEDEQIADYAKEMKEASSDLQIEWLDRNDGLIIHYTSGSTGKPKGVFHVQNAMVQHYYTGKMVLDLREDDIYWCTADPGWVTGTSYGIFAPWLNGVTNVIRGGRFSPQDWYGTIDKYNVSVWYSAPTAFRMLMGAGSDVISQFNLSSLRHVLSVGEPLNPEVVRWGQKVYGQRIHDTWWMTETGGHLICNYPSMDIKPGSMGRPIPGVQAAILDDKGNEVPPYTMGNLAIKTPWPSMMNQIWNNPTKYQEYFRIPGWYISGDSAYMDEEGYFWFQGRVDDVINSSGERIGPFEVESKLVEHPAVAEAGVIGKPDATRGEIIKAFISLREGYEESEELKNEIYKFVKEGLSAHAAPREIEFRDKLPKTRSGKIMRRVLKAWELKLPTGDLSTIED, via the coding sequence ATGGATCAAAATCAAAATGAAATTTTAAAAAGCGTTGTCCAAGCGTCCAATTTGGGTGATTACGAGGAAGCACGTTCACAGTTTCAATGGGAAGAGGTAGAAAAGCATTTTAGCTGGTACACGACAGGCAAAGTCAATATGGCATATGAGGCTGTTGACCGTCATGTTGAGGAAGGCCGAGGAGATAGAAATGCTTTGCTATACAGTGATGCTTCGCGTGATGAAAGCTACACCTTCGCGGATCTGAAGGAACAGTCGGATAAATTCGGCAACGTTCTTCGTAAACACGGAATCGGCAAAGGGGACCGGGTATTTATCTTTATGCCACGCAGTCCAGAACTCTATTTCTCTCTCATGGGCATTTTGAAAGTGGGAGCCATTGTAGGGCCGCTATTTGAAGCGTTTATGGAAACAGCCGTCAAGGACCGTCTGGAAGACAGTGGTGCCGTTGCTCTCGTAACGACAAGCCAGCTCCTGGGACGTGTCAAGCGTGACGAGCTGCCTGATTTGAAACATATTATCGTCATAGGCGACAACGTGGACGAGGACGAGCAAATTGCTGACTACGCGAAGGAAATGAAGGAAGCTTCTTCGGATCTTCAAATCGAATGGCTTGATCGCAATGACGGATTGATTATACATTATACATCTGGATCGACGGGTAAACCGAAAGGCGTATTCCATGTTCAGAATGCGATGGTTCAGCATTATTATACCGGTAAAATGGTACTTGATTTACGTGAAGATGATATTTACTGGTGTACAGCCGACCCAGGATGGGTAACGGGTACTTCTTACGGAATCTTCGCTCCTTGGCTGAACGGTGTAACGAATGTTATCCGCGGTGGCCGATTTAGTCCGCAGGACTGGTACGGAACCATTGATAAATACAATGTTTCAGTATGGTACAGTGCTCCGACAGCATTCCGGATGCTGATGGGAGCGGGATCGGATGTCATTTCCCAGTTTAATCTGAGCAGCTTGCGCCATGTCCTCTCCGTAGGCGAGCCTCTGAACCCAGAAGTGGTACGTTGGGGTCAAAAGGTATATGGTCAGCGCATTCATGACACGTGGTGGATGACGGAAACCGGCGGACATCTAATCTGTAACTATCCTTCTATGGATATTAAACCTGGATCCATGGGCCGTCCGATTCCGGGCGTACAGGCTGCGATTCTTGATGATAAAGGCAACGAAGTTCCACCTTACACGATGGGGAATCTTGCCATTAAAACACCATGGCCTTCCATGATGAATCAAATTTGGAACAATCCTACCAAATATCAGGAGTACTTCCGGATTCCGGGTTGGTATATTTCCGGAGACTCGGCTTACATGGACGAAGAGGGGTATTTCTGGTTCCAAGGCCGTGTCGACGATGTTATTAACTCTTCCGGCGAACGAATTGGACCTTTTGAAGTTGAGAGTAAGCTGGTTGAGCATCCTGCGGTGGCTGAGGCTGGCGTCATTGGCAAACCTGATGCTACCCGAGGTGAGATCATTAAGGCATTCATCTCGCTCCGTGAAGGTTACGAGGAATCCGAAGAGCTGAAGAACGAAATTTATAAATTTGTGAAAGAAGGACTTTCCGCTCACGCGGCGCCACGCGAAATTGAATTCCGCGATAAGCTGCCGAAGACGAGATCCGGTAAGATAATGCGCCGGGTACTCAAAGCATGGGAGCTCAAATTGCCTACGGGTGATCTTTCTACAATTGAAGATTAA